In a genomic window of Mercenaria mercenaria strain notata chromosome 19, MADL_Memer_1, whole genome shotgun sequence:
- the LOC123566238 gene encoding uncharacterized protein LOC123566238, with protein sequence MSATKVKTSRKSNWQVNEVSVLVDGCTDNVSTIYGRHGDTSEKEKGQFWRDICERINSIGGSDRSVEEVMKKWKDLKSQTKKKEQIRRKEMGKTGGGGAVNSLRDWEEKIISVIPSAVIDGLNDGQDIFKKNAEGVKETRVQPSTSETVVQVEGEETVVIHPSTIHVQVESRKEVVDEVRDSKKRKRYFYFLTNYQ encoded by the exons ATGTCCGCTACAAAAGTAAAAACAAGCAGAAAGAGTAACTGGCAAGTAAATGAAGTCAGCGTCCTTGTCGACGGATGCACAGACAATGTGTCTACCATTTATGGTAGGCACGGAGACACAAGTGAAAAGGAAAAGGGGCAGTTCTGGAGGGATATTTGTGAaag AATTAACAGTATTGGAGGGTCAGACAGGTCGGTAGAGGAGGTGATGAAAAAATGGAAGGATTTGAAG AGTCAGACAAAGAAGAAGGAGCAGATCAGGAGGAAGGAAATGGGGAAGACAGGTGGAGGTGGGGCAGTGAATTCATTGAGAGATTGGGAAGAGAAG ATAATATCAGTAATACCTTCTGCCGTAATAGATGGACTCAATGATGGACAGGACATTTTCAAAAAGAATGCTGAAG GTGTCAAGGAAACACGTGTGCAACCAAGTACGAGTGAGACCGTTGTGCAGGTGGAGGGGGAGGAGACAGTGGTAATCCACCCAAGTACTATTCATGTACAG GTTGAAAGCAGAAAAGAAGTTGTAGATGAAGTGAGAGACAGCAAGAAGAGGAAaaggtatttttactttttaacaaactATCAGTga